A genomic region of Oncorhynchus mykiss isolate Arlee chromosome 2, USDA_OmykA_1.1, whole genome shotgun sequence contains the following coding sequences:
- the LOC110488753 gene encoding protein argonaute-1 isoform X1 — protein MEPGPSGAVPMGPFPPPLQQVFQAPRRPGMGTVGKPIKLLANYFEVEIPKMDVFHYEVDIKPDKCPRRVNREVVEYMVQHFKPQLFGDRKPVYDGKKNIYTVLALPIGSEKVDFEVTIPGEGKDRIFKVSIRFLATVSWRLLQETLVSGRLQVPLDSVQALDVAMRHLASMRYTPVGRSFFSPPEGYYHPLGGGREVWFGFHQSVRPAMWKMMLNIDVSATAFYKAQPVIEFMCEVLDIRNIDEQPKTLTDSQRVRFTKEIKGGPLNSDRWALPGLKVEVTHCGQMKRKYRVCNVTRRPASHQTFPLQLESGQTVECTVAQYFKQKYNLQLKYPHLPCLQVGQEQKHTYLPLEVCNIVAGQRCIKKLTDNQTSTMIKATARSAPDRQEEISRLMKNANFNLDPYIQEFGIKVKDEMAEVTGRVLPAPILQYGGRLLSPTCSTSQNRAIATPNQGVWDMRGKQFYNGIEIKVWAIACFAPQKQCREEVLKNFTDQLRKISKDAGMPIQGQPCFCKYAQGADSVEPMFRHLKNTYSGLQLIIVILPGKTPVYAEVKRVGDTLLGMATQCVQVKNVVKTSPQTLSNLCLKINVKLGGINNILVPHQRSAVFQEPVIFLGADVTHPPAGDGKKPSITAVVGSMDAHPSRYCATVRVQRPRQEIIEDLSYMVRELLIQFYKSTRFKPTRIIFYRDGVPEGQLPQILHYELLAIRDACIKLEKDYQPGITYIVVQKRHHTRLFCADKSERIGKSGNIPAGTTVDTSITHPFEFDFYLCSHAGIQGTSRPSHYYVLWDDNRFTADELQILTYQLCHTYVRCTRSVSIPAPAYYARLVAFRARYHLVDKEHDSSGEGSHVSGQSNGRDPQALAKAVQIHHDTLRTMYFA, from the exons ATGGAGCCGGGACCGTCTGGCGctg TGCCCATGGGGCCCTTCCCCCCACCTCTGCAGCAGGTGTTCCAGGCACCCCGCCGGCCGGGCATGGGCACTGTGGGCAAGCCCATCAAGCTGCTGGCCAACTACTTTGAGGTGGAGATCCCCAAGATGGACGTGTTCCACTACGAGGTGGACATCAAGCCTGACAAGTGCCCCCGACGGGTCAACAG GGAAGTGGTGGAATACATGGTGCAGCACTTCAAGCCCCAGCTCTTTGGCGACAGGAAGCCGGTGTACGACGGCAAGAAGAATATCTATACGGTGCTAGCGCTTCCTATTGGAAGTGAGAAG GTGGACTTTGAGGTGACTATCCCCGGGGAGGGGAAGGATCGTATCTTCAAGGTGTCTATCCGCTTTCTGGCCACGGTGTCATGGCGTCTGCTCCAGGAGACGCTGGTCAGCGGGCGCCTGCAGGTACCCCTGGACTCTGTCCAAGCCCTGGATGTGGCCATGCGCCACCTGGCCTCCATGAG GTACACTCCGGTGGGACGATCATTCTTCTCCCCACCTGAAGGATACTACCATCCGCTGGGTGGGGGGAGGGAAGTGTGGTTTGGTTTCCACCAGTCTGTACGCCCCGCCATGTGGAAGATGATGCTAAATATTGATG tgTCTGCCACGGCCTTCTACAAAGCCCAGCCGGTGATCGAGTTCATGTGCGAAGTCCTGGACATCCGCAACATAGACGAGCAGCCCAAGACCCTGACCGACTCGCAGAGGGTCCGCTTCACCAAGGAGATCAAAGGTGGGCCGTTGAACAGTGA TCGGTGGGCGTTACCAGGTCTGAAGGTGGAGGTGACTCACTGCGGTCAGATGAAGAGGAAGTACCGCGTCTGCAACGTCACGCGACGCCCCGCCAGCCACCAGAC GTTTCCCCTGCAGCTTGAGAGCGGACAGACGGTAGAATGTACGGTGGCCCAGTACTTCAAGCAGAAGTACAATCTGCAGCTCAAGTATCCCCACCTGCCCTGCCTCCAGGTTGGTCAGGAGCAGAAGCACACCTACCTGCCCCTGGAG GTGTGTAACATAGTAGCAGGGCAGCGCTGCATCAAGAAACTGACAGATAATCAGACGTCCACTATGATCAAAGCCACAGCTCGCTCTGCACCTGACAGACAGGAGGAGATCAGCCGGCTG ATGAAAAATGCCAACTTCAACTTGGACCCGTACATCCAGGAGTTTGGGATCAAGGTGAAGGATGAGATGGCGGAGGTGACGGGAAGGGTGCTGCCTGCCCCCATCCTACAGTATGGAGGACGG CTTTTGTCTCCCACCTGTTCCACCTCACAGAACCGGGCCATTGCCACGCCCAACCAGGGGGTGTGGGACATGAGGGGAAAGCAGTTCTACAACGGCATTGAGATCAAGGTGTGGGCCATTGCCTGCTTCGCCCCCCAGAAACAGTGTCGGGAGGAGGTGCTCAA GAACTTCACAGACCAGCTGCGTAAGATCTCCAAGGATGCTGGGATGCCCATCCAGGGCCAGCCGTGTTTCTGTAAATACGCCCAGGGAGCCGACAGTGTGGAGCCCATGTTCAGGCACCTGAAGAACACCTACTCTGGACTGCAGCTCATCATTGTCATCCTGCCCGGAAAGACCCCCGTCTACG CGGAGGTGAAGAGGGTGGGAGATACTCTCCTAGGAATGGCCACTCAGTGTGTCCAGGTGAAGAACGTGGTGAAGACATCCCCCCAGACCCTCTCCAACCTCTGCCTCAAGATCAATGTCAAGCTGGGGGGAATCAACAATATCCTGGTGCCCCACCAACG GTCAGCAGTGTTCCAGGAGCCTGTCATCTTCCTGGGGGCTGATGTAACACACCCCCCTGCTGGAGACGGGAAGAAGCCCTCCATTACCGCT GTGGTGGGCAGTATGGACGCCCACCCCAGCAGGTACTGTGCCACAGTCCGGGTCCAGAGGCCCAGGCAGGAGATTATCGAAGACCTTTCTTACATGGTCCGAGAGCTGCTGATCCAGTTCTACAAGTCGACCCGCTTCAAGCCCACCAGGATCATCTTCTACAGGGACGGAGTGCCTGAGGGGCAACTGCCGCAG ATACTCCACTACGAGCTTCTGGCCATCAGGGATGCGTGCATCAAGCTGGAGAAGGACTACCAGCCTGGTATCACCTACATCGTGGTCCAGAAGCGCCACCACACACGCCTCTTCTGTGCCGACAAGTCTGAGAGA ATCGGGAAGAGTGGTAACATTCCTGCAGGGACCACAGTGGACACCAGCATCACTCACCCATTTGAGTTTGACTTCTACCTTTGCAGTCACGCGGGTATACAG GGGACTAGTCGGCCCTCACATTACTACGTCCTGTGGGACGACAATCGTTTCACCGCCGACGAGCTGCAAATCCTCACCTACCAGCTGTGCCACACCTACGTGCGCTGTACCCGCTCCGTCTCCATCCCCGCGCCAGCCTACTATGCCCGCCTTGTGGCCTTCCGTGCCCGCTACCATCTGGTGGACAAGGAGCATGACAG TAGTGGGGAGGGGAGCCATGTCTCTGGTCAGAGTAACGGTCGGGACCCCCAGGCTCTGGCCAAGGCGGTGCAGATTCACCACGACACGCTGAGGACCATGTACTTCGCCTGA
- the LOC110488753 gene encoding protein argonaute-1 isoform X7 yields the protein MEPGPSGAVPMGPFPPPLQQVFQAPRRPGMGTVGKPIKLLANYFEVEIPKMDVFHYEVDIKPDKCPRRVNREVVEYMVQHFKPQLFGDRKPVYDGKKNIYTVLALPIGSEKVDFEVTIPGEGKDRIFKVSIRFLATVSWRLLQETLVSGRLQVPLDSVQALDVAMRHLASMRYTPVGRSFFSPPEGYYHPLGGGREVWFGFHQSVRPAMWKMMLNIDVSATAFYKAQPVIEFMCEVLDIRNIDEQPKTLTDSQRVRFTKEIKGLKVEVTHCGQMKRKYRVCNVTRRPASHQTFPLQLESGQTVECTVAQYFKQKYNLQLKYPHLPCLQVGQEQKHTYLPLEVCNIVAGQRCIKKLTDNQTSTMIKATARSAPDRQEEISRLMKNANFNLDPYIQEFGIKVKDEMAEVTGRVLPAPILQYGGRNRAIATPNQGVWDMRGKQFYNGIEIKVWAIACFAPQKQCREEVLKNFTDQLRKISKDAGMPIQGQPCFCKYAQGADSVEPMFRHLKNTYSGLQLIIVILPGKTPVYAEVKRVGDTLLGMATQCVQVKNVVKTSPQTLSNLCLKINVKLGGINNILVPHQRSAVFQEPVIFLGADVTHPPAGDGKKPSITAVVGSMDAHPSRYCATVRVQRPRQEIIEDLSYMVRELLIQFYKSTRFKPTRIIFYRDGVPEGQLPQILHYELLAIRDACIKLEKDYQPGITYIVVQKRHHTRLFCADKSERIGKSGNIPAGTTVDTSITHPFEFDFYLCSHAGIQGTSRPSHYYVLWDDNRFTADELQILTYQLCHTYVRCTRSVSIPAPAYYARLVAFRARYHLVDKEHDSSGEGSHVSGQSNGRDPQALAKAVQIHHDTLRTMYFA from the exons ATGGAGCCGGGACCGTCTGGCGctg TGCCCATGGGGCCCTTCCCCCCACCTCTGCAGCAGGTGTTCCAGGCACCCCGCCGGCCGGGCATGGGCACTGTGGGCAAGCCCATCAAGCTGCTGGCCAACTACTTTGAGGTGGAGATCCCCAAGATGGACGTGTTCCACTACGAGGTGGACATCAAGCCTGACAAGTGCCCCCGACGGGTCAACAG GGAAGTGGTGGAATACATGGTGCAGCACTTCAAGCCCCAGCTCTTTGGCGACAGGAAGCCGGTGTACGACGGCAAGAAGAATATCTATACGGTGCTAGCGCTTCCTATTGGAAGTGAGAAG GTGGACTTTGAGGTGACTATCCCCGGGGAGGGGAAGGATCGTATCTTCAAGGTGTCTATCCGCTTTCTGGCCACGGTGTCATGGCGTCTGCTCCAGGAGACGCTGGTCAGCGGGCGCCTGCAGGTACCCCTGGACTCTGTCCAAGCCCTGGATGTGGCCATGCGCCACCTGGCCTCCATGAG GTACACTCCGGTGGGACGATCATTCTTCTCCCCACCTGAAGGATACTACCATCCGCTGGGTGGGGGGAGGGAAGTGTGGTTTGGTTTCCACCAGTCTGTACGCCCCGCCATGTGGAAGATGATGCTAAATATTGATG tgTCTGCCACGGCCTTCTACAAAGCCCAGCCGGTGATCGAGTTCATGTGCGAAGTCCTGGACATCCGCAACATAGACGAGCAGCCCAAGACCCTGACCGACTCGCAGAGGGTCCGCTTCACCAAGGAGATCAAAG GTCTGAAGGTGGAGGTGACTCACTGCGGTCAGATGAAGAGGAAGTACCGCGTCTGCAACGTCACGCGACGCCCCGCCAGCCACCAGAC GTTTCCCCTGCAGCTTGAGAGCGGACAGACGGTAGAATGTACGGTGGCCCAGTACTTCAAGCAGAAGTACAATCTGCAGCTCAAGTATCCCCACCTGCCCTGCCTCCAGGTTGGTCAGGAGCAGAAGCACACCTACCTGCCCCTGGAG GTGTGTAACATAGTAGCAGGGCAGCGCTGCATCAAGAAACTGACAGATAATCAGACGTCCACTATGATCAAAGCCACAGCTCGCTCTGCACCTGACAGACAGGAGGAGATCAGCCGGCTG ATGAAAAATGCCAACTTCAACTTGGACCCGTACATCCAGGAGTTTGGGATCAAGGTGAAGGATGAGATGGCGGAGGTGACGGGAAGGGTGCTGCCTGCCCCCATCCTACAGTATGGAGGACGG AACCGGGCCATTGCCACGCCCAACCAGGGGGTGTGGGACATGAGGGGAAAGCAGTTCTACAACGGCATTGAGATCAAGGTGTGGGCCATTGCCTGCTTCGCCCCCCAGAAACAGTGTCGGGAGGAGGTGCTCAA GAACTTCACAGACCAGCTGCGTAAGATCTCCAAGGATGCTGGGATGCCCATCCAGGGCCAGCCGTGTTTCTGTAAATACGCCCAGGGAGCCGACAGTGTGGAGCCCATGTTCAGGCACCTGAAGAACACCTACTCTGGACTGCAGCTCATCATTGTCATCCTGCCCGGAAAGACCCCCGTCTACG CGGAGGTGAAGAGGGTGGGAGATACTCTCCTAGGAATGGCCACTCAGTGTGTCCAGGTGAAGAACGTGGTGAAGACATCCCCCCAGACCCTCTCCAACCTCTGCCTCAAGATCAATGTCAAGCTGGGGGGAATCAACAATATCCTGGTGCCCCACCAACG GTCAGCAGTGTTCCAGGAGCCTGTCATCTTCCTGGGGGCTGATGTAACACACCCCCCTGCTGGAGACGGGAAGAAGCCCTCCATTACCGCT GTGGTGGGCAGTATGGACGCCCACCCCAGCAGGTACTGTGCCACAGTCCGGGTCCAGAGGCCCAGGCAGGAGATTATCGAAGACCTTTCTTACATGGTCCGAGAGCTGCTGATCCAGTTCTACAAGTCGACCCGCTTCAAGCCCACCAGGATCATCTTCTACAGGGACGGAGTGCCTGAGGGGCAACTGCCGCAG ATACTCCACTACGAGCTTCTGGCCATCAGGGATGCGTGCATCAAGCTGGAGAAGGACTACCAGCCTGGTATCACCTACATCGTGGTCCAGAAGCGCCACCACACACGCCTCTTCTGTGCCGACAAGTCTGAGAGA ATCGGGAAGAGTGGTAACATTCCTGCAGGGACCACAGTGGACACCAGCATCACTCACCCATTTGAGTTTGACTTCTACCTTTGCAGTCACGCGGGTATACAG GGGACTAGTCGGCCCTCACATTACTACGTCCTGTGGGACGACAATCGTTTCACCGCCGACGAGCTGCAAATCCTCACCTACCAGCTGTGCCACACCTACGTGCGCTGTACCCGCTCCGTCTCCATCCCCGCGCCAGCCTACTATGCCCGCCTTGTGGCCTTCCGTGCCCGCTACCATCTGGTGGACAAGGAGCATGACAG TAGTGGGGAGGGGAGCCATGTCTCTGGTCAGAGTAACGGTCGGGACCCCCAGGCTCTGGCCAAGGCGGTGCAGATTCACCACGACACGCTGAGGACCATGTACTTCGCCTGA
- the LOC110488753 gene encoding protein argonaute-1 isoform X8: protein MEPGPSGAVPMGPFPPPLQQVFQAPRRPGMGTVGKPIKLLANYFEVEIPKMDVFHYEVDIKPDKCPRRVNREVVEYMVQHFKPQLFGDRKPVYDGKKNIYTVLALPIGSEKVDFEVTIPGEGKDRIFKVSIRFLATVSWRLLQETLVSGRLQVPLDSVQALDVAMRHLASMRYTPVGRSFFSPPEGYYHPLGGGREVWFGFHQSVRPAMWKMMLNIDVSATAFYKAQPVIEFMCEVLDIRNIDEQPKTLTDSQRVRFTKEIKGLKVEVTHCGQMKRKYRVCNVTRRPASHQTFPLQLESGQTVECTVAQYFKQKYNLQLKYPHLPCLQVGQEQKHTYLPLEVCNIVAGQRCIKKLTDNQTSTMIKATARSAPDRQEEISRLMKNANFNLDPYIQEFGIKVKDEMAEVTGRVLPAPILQYGGRNRAIATPNQGVWDMRGKQFYNGIEIKVWAIACFAPQKQCREEVLKNFTDQLRKISKDAGMPIQGQPCFCKYAQGADSVEPMFRHLKNTYSGLQLIIVILPGKTPVYAEVKRVGDTLLGMATQCVQVKNVVKTSPQTLSNLCLKINVKLGGINNILVPHQRSAVFQEPVIFLGADVTHPPAGDGKKPSITAVVGSMDAHPSRYCATVRVQRPRQEIIEDLSYMVRELLIQFYKSTRFKPTRIIFYRDGVPEGQLPQILHYELLAIRDACIKLEKDYQPGITYIVVQKRHHTRLFCADKSERIGKSGNIPAGTTVDTSITHPFEFDFYLCSHAGIQGTSRPSHYYVLWDDNRFTADELQILTYQLCHTYVRCTRSVSIPAPAYYARLVAFRARYHLVDKEHDSGEGSHVSGQSNGRDPQALAKAVQIHHDTLRTMYFA, encoded by the exons ATGGAGCCGGGACCGTCTGGCGctg TGCCCATGGGGCCCTTCCCCCCACCTCTGCAGCAGGTGTTCCAGGCACCCCGCCGGCCGGGCATGGGCACTGTGGGCAAGCCCATCAAGCTGCTGGCCAACTACTTTGAGGTGGAGATCCCCAAGATGGACGTGTTCCACTACGAGGTGGACATCAAGCCTGACAAGTGCCCCCGACGGGTCAACAG GGAAGTGGTGGAATACATGGTGCAGCACTTCAAGCCCCAGCTCTTTGGCGACAGGAAGCCGGTGTACGACGGCAAGAAGAATATCTATACGGTGCTAGCGCTTCCTATTGGAAGTGAGAAG GTGGACTTTGAGGTGACTATCCCCGGGGAGGGGAAGGATCGTATCTTCAAGGTGTCTATCCGCTTTCTGGCCACGGTGTCATGGCGTCTGCTCCAGGAGACGCTGGTCAGCGGGCGCCTGCAGGTACCCCTGGACTCTGTCCAAGCCCTGGATGTGGCCATGCGCCACCTGGCCTCCATGAG GTACACTCCGGTGGGACGATCATTCTTCTCCCCACCTGAAGGATACTACCATCCGCTGGGTGGGGGGAGGGAAGTGTGGTTTGGTTTCCACCAGTCTGTACGCCCCGCCATGTGGAAGATGATGCTAAATATTGATG tgTCTGCCACGGCCTTCTACAAAGCCCAGCCGGTGATCGAGTTCATGTGCGAAGTCCTGGACATCCGCAACATAGACGAGCAGCCCAAGACCCTGACCGACTCGCAGAGGGTCCGCTTCACCAAGGAGATCAAAG GTCTGAAGGTGGAGGTGACTCACTGCGGTCAGATGAAGAGGAAGTACCGCGTCTGCAACGTCACGCGACGCCCCGCCAGCCACCAGAC GTTTCCCCTGCAGCTTGAGAGCGGACAGACGGTAGAATGTACGGTGGCCCAGTACTTCAAGCAGAAGTACAATCTGCAGCTCAAGTATCCCCACCTGCCCTGCCTCCAGGTTGGTCAGGAGCAGAAGCACACCTACCTGCCCCTGGAG GTGTGTAACATAGTAGCAGGGCAGCGCTGCATCAAGAAACTGACAGATAATCAGACGTCCACTATGATCAAAGCCACAGCTCGCTCTGCACCTGACAGACAGGAGGAGATCAGCCGGCTG ATGAAAAATGCCAACTTCAACTTGGACCCGTACATCCAGGAGTTTGGGATCAAGGTGAAGGATGAGATGGCGGAGGTGACGGGAAGGGTGCTGCCTGCCCCCATCCTACAGTATGGAGGACGG AACCGGGCCATTGCCACGCCCAACCAGGGGGTGTGGGACATGAGGGGAAAGCAGTTCTACAACGGCATTGAGATCAAGGTGTGGGCCATTGCCTGCTTCGCCCCCCAGAAACAGTGTCGGGAGGAGGTGCTCAA GAACTTCACAGACCAGCTGCGTAAGATCTCCAAGGATGCTGGGATGCCCATCCAGGGCCAGCCGTGTTTCTGTAAATACGCCCAGGGAGCCGACAGTGTGGAGCCCATGTTCAGGCACCTGAAGAACACCTACTCTGGACTGCAGCTCATCATTGTCATCCTGCCCGGAAAGACCCCCGTCTACG CGGAGGTGAAGAGGGTGGGAGATACTCTCCTAGGAATGGCCACTCAGTGTGTCCAGGTGAAGAACGTGGTGAAGACATCCCCCCAGACCCTCTCCAACCTCTGCCTCAAGATCAATGTCAAGCTGGGGGGAATCAACAATATCCTGGTGCCCCACCAACG GTCAGCAGTGTTCCAGGAGCCTGTCATCTTCCTGGGGGCTGATGTAACACACCCCCCTGCTGGAGACGGGAAGAAGCCCTCCATTACCGCT GTGGTGGGCAGTATGGACGCCCACCCCAGCAGGTACTGTGCCACAGTCCGGGTCCAGAGGCCCAGGCAGGAGATTATCGAAGACCTTTCTTACATGGTCCGAGAGCTGCTGATCCAGTTCTACAAGTCGACCCGCTTCAAGCCCACCAGGATCATCTTCTACAGGGACGGAGTGCCTGAGGGGCAACTGCCGCAG ATACTCCACTACGAGCTTCTGGCCATCAGGGATGCGTGCATCAAGCTGGAGAAGGACTACCAGCCTGGTATCACCTACATCGTGGTCCAGAAGCGCCACCACACACGCCTCTTCTGTGCCGACAAGTCTGAGAGA ATCGGGAAGAGTGGTAACATTCCTGCAGGGACCACAGTGGACACCAGCATCACTCACCCATTTGAGTTTGACTTCTACCTTTGCAGTCACGCGGGTATACAG GGGACTAGTCGGCCCTCACATTACTACGTCCTGTGGGACGACAATCGTTTCACCGCCGACGAGCTGCAAATCCTCACCTACCAGCTGTGCCACACCTACGTGCGCTGTACCCGCTCCGTCTCCATCCCCGCGCCAGCCTACTATGCCCGCCTTGTGGCCTTCCGTGCCCGCTACCATCTGGTGGACAAGGAGCATGACAG TGGGGAGGGGAGCCATGTCTCTGGTCAGAGTAACGGTCGGGACCCCCAGGCTCTGGCCAAGGCGGTGCAGATTCACCACGACACGCTGAGGACCATGTACTTCGCCTGA
- the LOC110488753 gene encoding protein argonaute-1 isoform X5, with protein sequence MEPGPSGAVPMGPFPPPLQQVFQAPRRPGMGTVGKPIKLLANYFEVEIPKMDVFHYEVDIKPDKCPRRVNREVVEYMVQHFKPQLFGDRKPVYDGKKNIYTVLALPIGSEKVDFEVTIPGEGKDRIFKVSIRFLATVSWRLLQETLVSGRLQVPLDSVQALDVAMRHLASMRYTPVGRSFFSPPEGYYHPLGGGREVWFGFHQSVRPAMWKMMLNIDVSATAFYKAQPVIEFMCEVLDIRNIDEQPKTLTDSQRVRFTKEIKGLKVEVTHCGQMKRKYRVCNVTRRPASHQTFPLQLESGQTVECTVAQYFKQKYNLQLKYPHLPCLQVGQEQKHTYLPLEVCNIVAGQRCIKKLTDNQTSTMIKATARSAPDRQEEISRLMKNANFNLDPYIQEFGIKVKDEMAEVTGRVLPAPILQYGGRLLSPTCSTSQNRAIATPNQGVWDMRGKQFYNGIEIKVWAIACFAPQKQCREEVLKNFTDQLRKISKDAGMPIQGQPCFCKYAQGADSVEPMFRHLKNTYSGLQLIIVILPGKTPVYAEVKRVGDTLLGMATQCVQVKNVVKTSPQTLSNLCLKINVKLGGINNILVPHQRSAVFQEPVIFLGADVTHPPAGDGKKPSITAVVGSMDAHPSRYCATVRVQRPRQEIIEDLSYMVRELLIQFYKSTRFKPTRIIFYRDGVPEGQLPQILHYELLAIRDACIKLEKDYQPGITYIVVQKRHHTRLFCADKSERIGKSGNIPAGTTVDTSITHPFEFDFYLCSHAGIQGTSRPSHYYVLWDDNRFTADELQILTYQLCHTYVRCTRSVSIPAPAYYARLVAFRARYHLVDKEHDSSGEGSHVSGQSNGRDPQALAKAVQIHHDTLRTMYFA encoded by the exons ATGGAGCCGGGACCGTCTGGCGctg TGCCCATGGGGCCCTTCCCCCCACCTCTGCAGCAGGTGTTCCAGGCACCCCGCCGGCCGGGCATGGGCACTGTGGGCAAGCCCATCAAGCTGCTGGCCAACTACTTTGAGGTGGAGATCCCCAAGATGGACGTGTTCCACTACGAGGTGGACATCAAGCCTGACAAGTGCCCCCGACGGGTCAACAG GGAAGTGGTGGAATACATGGTGCAGCACTTCAAGCCCCAGCTCTTTGGCGACAGGAAGCCGGTGTACGACGGCAAGAAGAATATCTATACGGTGCTAGCGCTTCCTATTGGAAGTGAGAAG GTGGACTTTGAGGTGACTATCCCCGGGGAGGGGAAGGATCGTATCTTCAAGGTGTCTATCCGCTTTCTGGCCACGGTGTCATGGCGTCTGCTCCAGGAGACGCTGGTCAGCGGGCGCCTGCAGGTACCCCTGGACTCTGTCCAAGCCCTGGATGTGGCCATGCGCCACCTGGCCTCCATGAG GTACACTCCGGTGGGACGATCATTCTTCTCCCCACCTGAAGGATACTACCATCCGCTGGGTGGGGGGAGGGAAGTGTGGTTTGGTTTCCACCAGTCTGTACGCCCCGCCATGTGGAAGATGATGCTAAATATTGATG tgTCTGCCACGGCCTTCTACAAAGCCCAGCCGGTGATCGAGTTCATGTGCGAAGTCCTGGACATCCGCAACATAGACGAGCAGCCCAAGACCCTGACCGACTCGCAGAGGGTCCGCTTCACCAAGGAGATCAAAG GTCTGAAGGTGGAGGTGACTCACTGCGGTCAGATGAAGAGGAAGTACCGCGTCTGCAACGTCACGCGACGCCCCGCCAGCCACCAGAC GTTTCCCCTGCAGCTTGAGAGCGGACAGACGGTAGAATGTACGGTGGCCCAGTACTTCAAGCAGAAGTACAATCTGCAGCTCAAGTATCCCCACCTGCCCTGCCTCCAGGTTGGTCAGGAGCAGAAGCACACCTACCTGCCCCTGGAG GTGTGTAACATAGTAGCAGGGCAGCGCTGCATCAAGAAACTGACAGATAATCAGACGTCCACTATGATCAAAGCCACAGCTCGCTCTGCACCTGACAGACAGGAGGAGATCAGCCGGCTG ATGAAAAATGCCAACTTCAACTTGGACCCGTACATCCAGGAGTTTGGGATCAAGGTGAAGGATGAGATGGCGGAGGTGACGGGAAGGGTGCTGCCTGCCCCCATCCTACAGTATGGAGGACGG CTTTTGTCTCCCACCTGTTCCACCTCACAGAACCGGGCCATTGCCACGCCCAACCAGGGGGTGTGGGACATGAGGGGAAAGCAGTTCTACAACGGCATTGAGATCAAGGTGTGGGCCATTGCCTGCTTCGCCCCCCAGAAACAGTGTCGGGAGGAGGTGCTCAA GAACTTCACAGACCAGCTGCGTAAGATCTCCAAGGATGCTGGGATGCCCATCCAGGGCCAGCCGTGTTTCTGTAAATACGCCCAGGGAGCCGACAGTGTGGAGCCCATGTTCAGGCACCTGAAGAACACCTACTCTGGACTGCAGCTCATCATTGTCATCCTGCCCGGAAAGACCCCCGTCTACG CGGAGGTGAAGAGGGTGGGAGATACTCTCCTAGGAATGGCCACTCAGTGTGTCCAGGTGAAGAACGTGGTGAAGACATCCCCCCAGACCCTCTCCAACCTCTGCCTCAAGATCAATGTCAAGCTGGGGGGAATCAACAATATCCTGGTGCCCCACCAACG GTCAGCAGTGTTCCAGGAGCCTGTCATCTTCCTGGGGGCTGATGTAACACACCCCCCTGCTGGAGACGGGAAGAAGCCCTCCATTACCGCT GTGGTGGGCAGTATGGACGCCCACCCCAGCAGGTACTGTGCCACAGTCCGGGTCCAGAGGCCCAGGCAGGAGATTATCGAAGACCTTTCTTACATGGTCCGAGAGCTGCTGATCCAGTTCTACAAGTCGACCCGCTTCAAGCCCACCAGGATCATCTTCTACAGGGACGGAGTGCCTGAGGGGCAACTGCCGCAG ATACTCCACTACGAGCTTCTGGCCATCAGGGATGCGTGCATCAAGCTGGAGAAGGACTACCAGCCTGGTATCACCTACATCGTGGTCCAGAAGCGCCACCACACACGCCTCTTCTGTGCCGACAAGTCTGAGAGA ATCGGGAAGAGTGGTAACATTCCTGCAGGGACCACAGTGGACACCAGCATCACTCACCCATTTGAGTTTGACTTCTACCTTTGCAGTCACGCGGGTATACAG GGGACTAGTCGGCCCTCACATTACTACGTCCTGTGGGACGACAATCGTTTCACCGCCGACGAGCTGCAAATCCTCACCTACCAGCTGTGCCACACCTACGTGCGCTGTACCCGCTCCGTCTCCATCCCCGCGCCAGCCTACTATGCCCGCCTTGTGGCCTTCCGTGCCCGCTACCATCTGGTGGACAAGGAGCATGACAG TAGTGGGGAGGGGAGCCATGTCTCTGGTCAGAGTAACGGTCGGGACCCCCAGGCTCTGGCCAAGGCGGTGCAGATTCACCACGACACGCTGAGGACCATGTACTTCGCCTGA